The following coding sequences lie in one Sinorhizobium fredii USDA 257 genomic window:
- a CDS encoding phosphoserine transaminase: MTKLAKPAVRPANTHFSSGPCAKRPGWTLEALSDAALGRSHRAKLGKTKLKQAIDLTREVLEVPADYRIGIVPASDTGAVEMALWSLLGARGVDMLAWESFGAGWVTDVVKQLKLTDVRRLEAGYGELPDLSKVDFDRDVVFTWNGTTSGVRVPNADFIPADRQGLTICDATSAAFAQELDFTKLDVVTFSWQKVLGGEGAHGVLILSPRAVERLLTHAPAWPLPKIFRLTSGGKLIEGIFSGETINTPSMLCVEDYIDALLWAKSVGGLKGLIARADANADAIHRFVDANAWIANLAIKTETRSNTSVCLKIVDKDVSALDADGQAAFAKGVVALLEREGVAFDVGHYRDAPSGLRIWAGATIETADMEALMPWLNWAFETQKATLSQAAA, from the coding sequence ATGACGAAGCTTGCCAAGCCGGCCGTGCGCCCGGCAAATACCCATTTTTCTTCTGGTCCTTGCGCCAAGCGTCCCGGCTGGACGCTCGAGGCTCTCTCCGATGCAGCGCTTGGTCGTTCGCACCGCGCCAAGCTCGGCAAGACGAAGCTCAAGCAAGCCATTGACCTTACCCGCGAAGTTCTCGAAGTGCCGGCCGACTACCGTATCGGTATCGTGCCCGCTTCCGACACCGGCGCCGTCGAGATGGCGCTGTGGTCGCTGCTCGGCGCGCGTGGCGTCGACATGCTGGCCTGGGAGAGCTTTGGCGCCGGCTGGGTGACCGACGTGGTCAAGCAGCTGAAGCTTACCGATGTCCGCCGCCTCGAAGCCGGCTATGGCGAACTGCCGGATCTCTCCAAGGTCGATTTCGACCGCGACGTCGTCTTCACCTGGAACGGCACGACCTCGGGCGTACGCGTTCCGAACGCCGACTTCATCCCGGCGGACCGCCAGGGGCTGACGATCTGCGACGCGACCTCGGCCGCTTTCGCCCAGGAACTCGATTTCACCAAGCTCGACGTCGTTACCTTCTCCTGGCAGAAGGTTCTGGGCGGCGAGGGTGCGCATGGCGTCCTCATTCTTTCGCCACGTGCAGTCGAACGGCTGCTGACCCATGCACCGGCGTGGCCGCTGCCGAAGATCTTCCGCCTGACCAGCGGCGGCAAGCTGATCGAAGGCATCTTTTCGGGCGAGACGATCAACACGCCATCGATGCTCTGCGTCGAAGACTATATCGACGCGCTGCTTTGGGCGAAGTCGGTCGGCGGCCTTAAGGGGCTGATCGCGCGGGCAGACGCCAACGCCGACGCAATCCATCGGTTCGTCGACGCAAATGCGTGGATTGCCAACCTGGCGATCAAGACAGAGACCCGCTCCAACACCTCGGTCTGCCTCAAGATCGTCGACAAGGACGTGTCGGCTCTCGATGCCGACGGCCAGGCCGCGTTCGCGAAGGGCGTCGTCGCTCTGCTCGAAAGGGAAGGCGTCGCCTTTGACGTCGGTCATTATCGTGATGCGCCCTCCGGCCTTCGTATCTGGGCCGGCGCGACGATCGAGACAGCCGACATGGAAGCGCTGATGCCGTGGCTGAACTGGGCATTCGAGACCCAGAAGGCGACGCTTTCGCAGGCAGCCGCCTGA
- a CDS encoding DMT family transporter, whose translation MNSRAYFYLAITALFWGGNSVAGKMAVGHVSPMMLTTLRWLVAVIVILALMTPQIRRDWDKIRHHWLQLIAYGAVGFTMFNAFLYSAVKYTSAINAVILQAGIPMLIFLFNFAFFRTKASIAQIVGFTVTLIGVLITAAHGDLTSLMRLQFNFGDGLMILACIVYAVYTVTLRWKPTMHWQSFIAAPAFGALLSSIPLLIWEAWKDSAIVPDATGWAIVLYAAIFPSLMSQVLYVRGVEMIGANRAGLFINAIPVYGTLLSVLLVGETFHPFHLVALLLVLGGIAIAERGRPKLPH comes from the coding sequence GTGAATTCCAGAGCCTATTTCTATCTCGCCATCACCGCGCTTTTCTGGGGCGGTAATTCGGTTGCCGGCAAGATGGCCGTCGGGCACGTCAGCCCGATGATGTTGACGACGCTGCGCTGGCTGGTCGCCGTCATCGTCATTCTTGCTCTGATGACGCCGCAGATCCGCCGCGACTGGGACAAGATCCGCCACCACTGGCTGCAGTTGATTGCCTATGGCGCCGTCGGCTTCACGATGTTCAATGCCTTCCTCTATTCGGCGGTGAAATATACGAGCGCTATCAACGCCGTTATCCTGCAGGCCGGCATTCCAATGCTGATCTTTCTGTTCAATTTCGCCTTCTTCCGGACGAAGGCTTCGATCGCGCAGATCGTCGGCTTCACCGTGACTCTGATCGGCGTGCTCATCACCGCCGCCCACGGCGACCTCACCAGCTTGATGCGGCTGCAGTTCAATTTCGGCGACGGGCTGATGATTCTCGCCTGCATCGTTTATGCGGTCTATACGGTCACCTTGCGCTGGAAGCCGACGATGCATTGGCAGAGCTTCATCGCCGCGCCGGCTTTCGGGGCGCTCCTGAGCTCTATCCCGTTGCTCATCTGGGAAGCCTGGAAAGACAGCGCGATCGTGCCGGACGCCACCGGCTGGGCGATCGTTCTCTATGCCGCGATTTTTCCGTCGTTGATGTCTCAGGTTCTCTATGTGCGTGGTGTCGAAATGATCGGCGCCAATCGCGCCGGCCTGTTCATCAATGCGATCCCGGTCTACGGAACTTTGCTCTCCGTCCTGCTCGTCGGCGAGACGTTCCACCCTTTCCACCTGGTGGCATTGCTGCTCGTCCTCGGCGGCATCGCGATCGCCGAAAGGGGGCGCCCTAAGCTGCCGCACTGA
- a CDS encoding adenylosuccinate synthase produces MTNVVVVGSQWGDEGKGKIVDWLSERADIVVRFQGGHNAGHTLVIDGVSYKLSLLPSGVVRPGKLAVIGNGVVIDPHALIAEIDKLGNQGVKITPDNLRIADNATLILSLHRELDGFREDAASNSGTKIGTTRRGIGPAYEDKVGRRAIRVMDLGDLDTLPAKVDRLLTHHNALRRGLGEAEISHQAIMDELSSVAARVLPFMDTVWLLLDKERRKGARILFEGAQGTLLDIDHGTYPFVTSSNTVAGQAAAGSGMGPGSLGYILGITKAYTTRVGEGPFPTELNDKVGQFLGERGHEFGTVTGRKRRCGWFDAALVRQSVAANGITGIALTKLDVLDGLEELKICVGYTLDGQQIDHLPASQAQQASVKPVYITLEGWKESTVGARSWAELPAQAIKYVRQVEELIGAPVALLSTSPERDDTILVTDPFED; encoded by the coding sequence ATGACGAACGTCGTGGTGGTCGGATCCCAATGGGGTGACGAAGGCAAAGGCAAGATCGTGGATTGGCTCTCGGAGCGCGCCGATATCGTCGTACGCTTCCAGGGTGGCCACAATGCCGGCCATACCCTGGTGATCGACGGTGTCAGCTACAAGCTGTCGCTGCTTCCCTCCGGCGTCGTGCGCCCCGGCAAGCTTGCCGTCATCGGCAATGGCGTCGTCATCGATCCGCATGCGCTCATCGCGGAAATCGACAAGCTCGGCAATCAGGGCGTCAAGATCACGCCCGACAACCTGCGCATTGCCGACAATGCCACGCTCATCCTGTCGCTGCATCGCGAGCTCGACGGTTTCCGCGAGGACGCCGCCTCGAACAGCGGCACAAAGATCGGCACGACGCGCCGCGGCATCGGCCCGGCCTATGAGGACAAGGTCGGCCGCCGCGCCATCCGCGTCATGGATCTCGGCGACCTTGACACGCTGCCGGCCAAGGTCGACCGGCTGCTGACGCACCATAACGCGCTGCGCCGCGGTCTGGGCGAGGCGGAAATCAGCCACCAGGCGATCATGGACGAACTCTCCTCCGTCGCCGCACGCGTGCTGCCGTTCATGGACACGGTCTGGCTGCTGCTCGACAAGGAGCGCCGCAAGGGCGCGCGCATCCTGTTCGAGGGCGCGCAGGGCACGCTTCTCGACATCGACCACGGCACCTATCCCTTCGTCACCTCGTCGAACACGGTTGCCGGGCAAGCGGCCGCCGGTTCCGGCATGGGACCGGGCTCGCTCGGCTATATTCTCGGGATCACCAAGGCCTATACGACCCGCGTCGGCGAAGGGCCGTTTCCGACCGAACTCAATGACAAGGTCGGCCAGTTCCTCGGCGAGCGCGGTCACGAATTCGGAACGGTCACGGGTCGCAAGCGCCGTTGCGGCTGGTTCGATGCCGCCCTGGTGCGCCAGTCGGTCGCCGCCAACGGCATCACCGGCATCGCGCTGACCAAGCTCGACGTGCTCGATGGCCTCGAGGAGCTGAAGATCTGCGTCGGCTATACTCTGGATGGACAGCAGATCGATCATCTTCCCGCAAGTCAGGCACAGCAAGCTTCGGTAAAGCCAGTCTACATTACACTTGAAGGCTGGAAGGAATCGACAGTCGGAGCCCGCAGCTGGGCTGAACTTCCGGCACAGGCGATCAAGTACGTTCGCCAGGTCGAGGAACTGATCGGCGCGCCGGTCGCGCTTCTTTCGACGAGCCCGGAGCGCGACGACACAATACTTGTGACCGACCCTTTTGAGGACTAG
- a CDS encoding outer membrane protein codes for MNWRNGICGIVLGIGLMAPAAARAADEDLLDAPEIKISTEADKGGRVYLRGDIGYSGWLDEGDPFYRNFDGGTGGYSNVPFDSARFDKPLSGTIGVGYRFSDVFRADLTAEYFEGRFDGSSLSANPCAGEGAGTSCALSHSANFSALGLMANGYVDLATLAGFTPYVGAGIGATHIDWKTVRESSTCVAGGSACSGAAGGTSYGGRDSWRFTYAVMAGVSYDVTDRLKFEIGYRYSRIADGGMFSFGAEALAGANGSKGYDDGLSRHEIRAGLRFALW; via the coding sequence ATGAACTGGCGGAACGGGATTTGCGGCATCGTCTTGGGCATTGGCCTAATGGCCCCCGCCGCGGCACGGGCCGCGGACGAGGATCTGCTCGACGCACCGGAGATCAAGATCTCCACCGAGGCTGATAAGGGCGGTCGCGTCTATCTGCGCGGCGACATCGGTTATTCAGGCTGGCTCGACGAAGGCGATCCCTTCTACCGCAACTTTGACGGCGGCACGGGCGGCTACAGCAATGTACCGTTCGACAGCGCCCGCTTCGACAAGCCGCTCTCCGGCACGATTGGTGTCGGTTATCGGTTCAGCGACGTCTTCCGCGCCGATCTGACAGCCGAATATTTCGAGGGTCGTTTCGACGGCTCGTCACTCTCGGCAAATCCCTGCGCGGGCGAGGGGGCCGGCACCTCCTGCGCTCTCTCCCACAGCGCCAATTTTTCCGCTCTCGGGCTGATGGCGAACGGCTATGTCGATCTGGCCACCCTCGCCGGATTCACGCCTTATGTCGGCGCCGGCATCGGCGCCACCCATATCGATTGGAAGACCGTTCGCGAAAGCTCGACTTGTGTCGCGGGTGGCAGCGCCTGTTCCGGGGCGGCGGGCGGAACCTCCTATGGGGGCCGTGACAGCTGGCGGTTCACCTATGCTGTGATGGCGGGCGTCTCCTACGATGTTACCGACCGGTTGAAGTTCGAGATCGGCTATCGCTATTCCCGCATCGCCGACGGCGGCATGTTCAGCTTTGGCGCGGAGGCCCTTGCCGGTGCAAATGGCAGCAAGGGCTATGATGATGGCCTCTCCCGTCACGAAATCCGCGCCGGCTTGCGGTTCGCCCTTTGGTGA
- a CDS encoding outer membrane protein, with the protein MKKSLIVVVAAWLGGTPALAADLYVEDPVVPAAVVPGGLYLRGHLGMSNQRLGSMDHELFDAVAVHEFLDDGDFDSAPLAGVGIGYQFNEWLRLDGIVEYRGKADFTALDRYDGDGDGVWDGTNDYDGAKSEWLLMANAYVDIGDWYGVKPYVGAGIGASRNTISGFRDINVPTQSVAYADEDPTWNFAWALHAGVAYQATERLAIDFGYSYVDLGDAKTGNIRTYDGATVNAPMHFKDITSHDFKLGMRYALQ; encoded by the coding sequence ATGAAGAAGTCTCTGATTGTGGTTGTGGCCGCATGGCTGGGCGGCACGCCTGCGCTGGCGGCCGACCTTTACGTCGAAGATCCGGTGGTTCCGGCTGCCGTCGTGCCTGGCGGCTTGTACCTGCGTGGTCATCTCGGCATGAGTAACCAGCGCCTCGGCAGCATGGACCACGAGTTGTTCGACGCGGTCGCCGTTCATGAATTTCTGGACGATGGTGATTTCGACAGCGCGCCGCTCGCCGGCGTCGGTATCGGCTATCAATTCAACGAGTGGCTGCGCCTCGACGGTATCGTCGAATATCGTGGCAAGGCGGATTTCACCGCCCTCGACCGCTATGACGGCGACGGCGACGGCGTGTGGGACGGCACCAACGACTATGACGGCGCCAAGTCGGAATGGCTGTTGATGGCCAACGCCTATGTCGACATTGGCGATTGGTATGGCGTCAAGCCCTATGTCGGCGCCGGTATCGGCGCATCGCGCAACACGATCTCGGGCTTCCGCGACATCAATGTACCGACTCAGAGCGTCGCCTATGCCGACGAAGACCCGACTTGGAACTTTGCCTGGGCCCTGCATGCCGGCGTCGCCTATCAGGCGACCGAGCGCCTGGCGATCGATTTCGGCTACAGCTATGTCGACCTCGGCGACGCGAAGACCGGCAACATCCGCACCTATGACGGTGCTACCGTCAATGCGCCGATGCATTTCAAGGACATCACGTCGCATGACTTCAAGCTCGGCATGCGCTACGCGCTGCAATGA
- the ybgF gene encoding tol-pal system protein YbgF: MKKFVVAGLIGLAALAGLGQTASAMPLSGLLARATHADAASKSDLPVVKVQSAEVGRIGQLEEQIRSLNGRIEEMSFQLLQMQEQIRKFQEDNEFRFQDLESGKSSSKKSGALETPKSSDQASVTPEVTDSPTTAPADGTNMAGADPNATGAAPPPSTLGQIIFDENGNPVSATTETRPGDNATLPGVDTGIAGQGDAGLNANPGSEQQTAALSNPGDLYQSAYGHVLSGDYGMAEQEFRDYLDAFPEGDKAADASFWMGEAQYSQGKFSESAKTFLNAHQTYGKSPKAPEMLLKLGMSLGALDNKETACATLREVNKRYPKASAAVKTKVTSEQSRFGC; encoded by the coding sequence ATGAAGAAATTTGTCGTGGCAGGGCTGATTGGTCTTGCGGCCCTTGCGGGCCTCGGCCAAACGGCCAGTGCCATGCCGCTCTCGGGGCTGCTGGCCCGCGCGACCCATGCCGATGCCGCCAGCAAGAGCGATCTGCCGGTGGTGAAGGTGCAATCGGCCGAAGTCGGCAGGATTGGCCAACTTGAGGAACAGATCCGCTCGCTCAACGGGCGTATCGAGGAAATGAGCTTCCAGCTTTTGCAGATGCAGGAGCAGATCCGGAAGTTCCAGGAGGACAACGAGTTCCGCTTCCAGGATCTTGAAAGCGGCAAGTCCTCCTCCAAGAAAAGCGGCGCACTTGAAACGCCGAAGTCCAGCGATCAGGCGTCCGTCACCCCCGAGGTGACGGATAGCCCGACGACTGCTCCGGCGGACGGCACGAACATGGCCGGCGCCGATCCGAACGCAACGGGCGCGGCACCGCCCCCAAGCACGCTCGGCCAGATCATCTTCGACGAAAACGGCAACCCGGTATCGGCGACCACAGAGACACGGCCCGGCGACAACGCCACGCTTCCCGGTGTGGATACGGGGATCGCCGGTCAAGGCGATGCCGGCCTCAACGCCAATCCCGGAAGCGAGCAGCAGACGGCTGCGCTCAGCAATCCGGGCGATCTTTACCAATCCGCCTATGGCCATGTTCTCTCTGGCGACTACGGAATGGCCGAGCAGGAGTTCCGCGATTATCTCGACGCCTTTCCGGAGGGCGACAAGGCGGCCGACGCAAGCTTCTGGATGGGCGAGGCACAGTATTCCCAAGGTAAGTTCAGCGAGTCCGCCAAGACCTTTCTGAACGCGCATCAGACCTATGGCAAATCGCCCAAGGCGCCCGAGATGCTGCTCAAGCTCGGCATGTCGCTCGGGGCTCTCGACAACAAGGAAACCGCCTGCGCCACCTTGCGCGAGGTGAACAAGCGATACCCCAAGGCATCGGCCGCGGTAAAGACGAAGGTGACGAGCGAGCAGAGCCGCTTTGGCTGCTGA
- the tilS gene encoding tRNA lysidine(34) synthetase TilS, which yields MPDAVIAAARRFLSSFIKPSRILVAISGGSDSKGLLVALHAALEATEFNGFSLVACTVDHALRPQSADEAVAVGAFCAGLGIPHRICRWQGDKPLAGIQAAARRSRYGLLADAAAFFGADCIVTGHTRDDQNETITMRGARGQGQGQGSAGMAAAMLYGRRIWVLRPFLYVGRADIRAFLEARGIGWLDDPSNENPVFERVRVRASLAVSGFAPASKRGGSQRASSSIRAATLLAEHLRVHACLVAEIAAPQAGRMDDPDWRRALLTVGAVIGGREHLPGRATIQRLAGFLQSGEAGRMTAGRVVFDRRRGGLYLYREARNLPALRIGARESGTWDGRFTVTSAGQAVTVSAEAEGGAWRQRLIAAGLPQGVAKRASLVAPRIAPADIGSLGYEAAEAKLECRIGPYDTFLPGFDRIMADTIALLFGRDRYPAPPVDDVLTEMAG from the coding sequence ATGCCAGACGCCGTCATCGCTGCGGCAAGACGTTTTCTCAGTTCCTTTATCAAGCCGAGCCGAATTCTCGTCGCGATTTCCGGTGGCAGCGATTCCAAGGGGCTTCTCGTAGCGCTGCATGCGGCGCTCGAAGCAACCGAATTCAACGGGTTCTCGCTTGTCGCCTGCACGGTCGATCACGCCTTGAGGCCGCAGTCCGCCGATGAGGCCGTGGCCGTCGGGGCTTTTTGCGCCGGGCTCGGCATTCCCCACCGCATCTGTCGCTGGCAGGGCGACAAACCGCTCGCCGGCATTCAGGCGGCGGCCCGCCGCAGCCGCTACGGCTTGCTGGCCGATGCAGCGGCCTTTTTCGGTGCCGATTGCATAGTCACCGGGCACACGCGCGATGATCAGAACGAGACGATCACCATGCGCGGCGCTCGCGGCCAGGGGCAAGGGCAAGGCAGTGCAGGGATGGCGGCGGCGATGCTCTACGGACGCCGTATCTGGGTCTTGCGCCCATTCCTCTATGTAGGACGGGCCGACATACGCGCCTTCCTGGAGGCTCGCGGCATCGGCTGGCTTGACGATCCGAGCAATGAAAATCCCGTGTTCGAGCGCGTCCGGGTGCGCGCCAGCCTCGCAGTGTCGGGCTTTGCGCCGGCCTCTAAGCGTGGCGGGTCGCAACGTGCCTCCTCCTCTATAAGGGCGGCTACCTTGTTGGCGGAGCATCTGCGCGTTCACGCGTGTCTCGTCGCCGAGATCGCAGCGCCGCAGGCTGGACGGATGGACGATCCCGATTGGCGCCGCGCCTTGCTGACCGTCGGCGCGGTCATCGGCGGCCGTGAACATCTGCCCGGTCGCGCAACGATCCAGCGCCTGGCAGGCTTTCTGCAATCGGGTGAGGCAGGGCGCATGACGGCAGGGCGCGTGGTCTTCGACCGGCGCCGAGGCGGCCTTTATCTCTATCGGGAGGCACGCAATCTACCGGCTCTGAGGATAGGAGCAAGGGAGAGCGGCACATGGGATGGCCGTTTCACCGTGACGAGCGCCGGCCAAGCGGTGACGGTCAGTGCGGAGGCTGAGGGCGGAGCGTGGAGGCAGAGGCTTATTGCCGCAGGCCTGCCCCAGGGAGTTGCCAAGAGGGCGTCGCTGGTGGCACCGCGTATCGCCCCAGCGGATATCGGCAGCCTCGGCTACGAGGCCGCAGAGGCTAAGCTCGAGTGCCGGATCGGCCCATATGACACCTTTTTGCCGGGTTTCGACAGGATCATGGCGGACACGATCGCGCTGTTGTTCGGGCGCGACAGATACCCCGCGCCGCCGGTTGATGATGTTTTGACAGAAATGGCAGGGTAA
- the serA gene encoding phosphoglycerate dehydrogenase → MAPRVLVSDELSETAVQIFRDRGVEVDFQPKLGKDKEKLAEIIGNYDGLAIRSATKVTEKLIAEATNLKVVGRAGIGVDNVDIPAASRRGIIVMNTPFGNSITTAEHAIALMFAVARQLPAADNSTQAGKWEKSKFMGVEITGKVLGVIGAGNIGSIVCARAIGLKMHVVAFDPFLSKERAEEMGVVKVELDELLAQADFITLHVPLTDKTRSILSADAIAKTKPGVRIINCARGGLVDEKALADALKSGHVAGAGFDVFEVEPATESPLFGLPNVVCTPHLGASTTEAQENVALQVAEQMADYLVKGAVSNAINMPSITAEEAPILKPFIRLADVLGAFVGQATESAIKEIEILYDGSTAAMNTKALTSAVLAGLIRPQVADVNMVSAPIMIKEKGIILSEVKRDKTGVFDGYIKLTVKTANQTRSVAGTVFSDGKPRFIQIKGINLDADVGSHMVYLTNTDVPGMIGFIGTTLGDAGVNIANFQLGREKQGGDAIALLYVDGPVSETVLDKLRAHPAVRQAKPLVFNVD, encoded by the coding sequence ATGGCACCTCGCGTTCTCGTATCCGACGAACTGTCGGAAACCGCCGTCCAGATCTTCCGCGACCGCGGCGTCGAAGTCGATTTCCAGCCGAAGCTCGGCAAGGACAAGGAAAAGCTCGCCGAGATCATCGGCAATTACGACGGTCTCGCCATCCGTTCCGCCACCAAGGTGACGGAAAAGCTGATCGCCGAAGCCACCAATCTCAAGGTCGTCGGCCGCGCCGGCATCGGTGTCGACAATGTCGACATCCCGGCTGCCTCGCGCCGCGGCATCATCGTCATGAACACGCCGTTCGGCAACTCGATCACTACGGCCGAGCATGCGATCGCGCTGATGTTTGCGGTGGCCCGTCAGCTTCCCGCCGCCGACAATTCCACGCAGGCCGGCAAGTGGGAAAAGTCGAAGTTCATGGGTGTCGAGATCACCGGCAAGGTGCTCGGCGTTATCGGTGCGGGCAATATCGGCTCGATCGTCTGCGCCCGTGCGATCGGCCTCAAGATGCACGTCGTCGCCTTTGATCCGTTCCTGTCGAAGGAGCGGGCGGAGGAAATGGGCGTCGTCAAGGTCGAGTTGGACGAACTGCTCGCGCAAGCGGACTTCATCACCCTGCACGTGCCGCTGACCGACAAGACGCGCAGCATCCTGAGCGCAGACGCGATCGCCAAGACCAAGCCGGGCGTGCGCATCATCAACTGCGCCCGCGGCGGCCTTGTCGATGAAAAGGCGCTCGCCGATGCGCTGAAGTCCGGCCACGTCGCCGGTGCGGGCTTCGACGTCTTCGAGGTGGAACCGGCCACCGAGAGCCCGCTTTTCGGCCTGCCCAATGTCGTCTGCACGCCGCATCTCGGCGCCTCGACAACCGAGGCGCAGGAGAACGTGGCGCTGCAGGTTGCCGAGCAGATGGCGGACTACCTCGTCAAGGGCGCCGTCAGCAACGCCATCAACATGCCGTCGATCACCGCCGAGGAGGCGCCGATCCTGAAGCCATTCATCCGGCTTGCCGACGTTCTCGGTGCCTTTGTCGGGCAGGCGACGGAGAGCGCCATCAAGGAGATCGAGATCCTCTACGACGGCTCGACCGCGGCGATGAATACCAAGGCGCTGACAAGCGCCGTGCTCGCCGGCCTGATCCGCCCGCAGGTGGCCGACGTCAACATGGTTTCGGCGCCGATCATGATCAAGGAAAAGGGCATCATCCTCTCCGAGGTCAAGCGCGACAAGACGGGGGTCTTCGACGGCTACATCAAGCTGACGGTGAAGACCGCGAACCAGACCCGCTCTGTCGCCGGTACGGTCTTCTCCGACGGCAAGCCGCGCTTCATCCAGATCAAGGGCATCAACCTCGACGCGGATGTCGGCAGCCACATGGTCTACCTCACCAACACCGACGTTCCCGGCATGATCGGGTTCATTGGCACGACGCTCGGTGACGCCGGCGTCAACATCGCCAACTTCCAGCTCGGCCGCGAAAAGCAGGGCGGCGACGCGATCGCGCTGCTCTATGTGGATGGCCCGGTTTCCGAGACCGTGCTCGACAAGCTGCGTGCGCACCCGGCGGTACGCCAAGCGAAGCCGCTGGTGTTCAACGTCGATTAA
- the glmM gene encoding phosphoglucosamine mutase, with protein MKRKYFGTDGIRGQSNIFPMTADLAMRVGVAVGTIFRNGAHRHRVVIGKDTRLSGYMLENAMVAGFTAAGLDVFLLGPIPTPGVAMLTRSLRADIGVMISASHNPFRDNGIKLFGPDGYKLSDDIEQKIEDLIDQDMSGQLAKPEDIGRAKRVDGDIYRYIEQAKRTLPRDVTLKGLRIAIDCANGAAYKVAPLALWELGAEVVSIGTEPNGVNINLECGSTHPEALQKKVHEVRADIGIALDGDADRVLIVDEKGTVIDGDQLMAVIADSWAADGMLQGGGIAATVMSNLGLERYLQARRLKLHRTKVGDRYVVEQMRQDGLNVGGEQSGHIVLSDFGTTGDGLVAALQILAVVKRQGRAVSEVCQRFEPVPQILKNVRVSTGKPLEHEAVRQAIADAEAELAKGGRLLIRPSGTEPLIRVMAEGDDRSKVERIVDELVSVIGSVRNAA; from the coding sequence ATGAAGCGCAAGTATTTTGGCACCGACGGTATTCGCGGCCAATCCAATATTTTTCCGATGACGGCGGATCTCGCCATGCGTGTCGGCGTTGCGGTCGGAACCATTTTCCGCAATGGCGCGCACCGTCACCGCGTGGTGATCGGCAAGGACACGCGTCTTTCGGGCTATATGCTTGAAAATGCCATGGTTGCCGGCTTCACCGCGGCCGGTCTCGACGTCTTCCTGCTCGGCCCGATCCCGACACCGGGTGTCGCCATGCTGACGCGGTCGCTCCGCGCCGACATCGGCGTGATGATCTCCGCCTCGCACAATCCTTTCCGCGATAACGGCATCAAGCTGTTCGGGCCGGACGGCTACAAGCTCTCCGACGACATCGAACAAAAGATCGAGGACCTCATCGACCAGGACATGTCCGGGCAGCTTGCCAAGCCGGAGGATATCGGTCGTGCCAAGCGCGTCGACGGCGACATCTACCGCTATATCGAGCAGGCGAAGCGCACACTCCCGCGCGACGTCACCCTGAAGGGCCTGAGGATCGCCATCGATTGCGCGAACGGTGCCGCCTACAAGGTCGCTCCCTTAGCGCTTTGGGAACTCGGCGCCGAAGTCGTGTCGATCGGCACCGAGCCGAACGGCGTCAACATCAACCTCGAATGCGGATCGACCCACCCCGAGGCTTTGCAGAAAAAGGTGCACGAGGTGAGGGCGGACATCGGTATCGCGCTCGACGGCGACGCCGACCGGGTGTTGATCGTCGACGAAAAGGGCACGGTGATCGATGGCGATCAGTTGATGGCGGTGATCGCTGACAGCTGGGCGGCCGACGGCATGCTGCAGGGCGGCGGTATCGCCGCCACCGTGATGTCGAACCTCGGGCTCGAGCGCTACCTCCAGGCGCGCCGGCTCAAGCTCCACCGCACCAAGGTCGGAGACCGCTATGTGGTCGAGCAGATGCGGCAGGACGGCCTGAATGTCGGTGGCGAGCAGTCCGGCCACATCGTCCTTTCCGATTTCGGAACGACGGGCGATGGCCTCGTCGCGGCGCTGCAGATTCTCGCCGTCGTCAAACGGCAGGGAAGGGCGGTTAGCGAGGTATGTCAGCGCTTCGAGCCGGTGCCGCAGATACTGAAGAATGTCCGCGTGTCGACCGGCAAGCCGCTGGAACACGAGGCGGTACGCCAGGCAATCGCCGATGCCGAAGCAGAGCTCGCCAAGGGCGGCCGGCTTCTGATCCGTCCTTCCGGTACCGAGCCGCTGATCCGCGTGATGGCGGAAGGCGACGACCGCAGCAAGGTCGAGCGCATCGTCGACGAACTGGTCAGCGTGATCGGCAGCGTGCGCAACGCCGCATAG